The genomic region ATACATGTGGATCCACTGAACCCAAAGCGATTTTCTGTTAGTAAGGATACTCCAGATATGCGTGTATAGAAGAGCTTTGTTAACATCAGAAATACATCTAACACCCAATCCCCCTTCGTACTTGGGTAAGCAGACAACCTTCCATGCCACTTTAGCCTTAACCGACTGATGGTTAGAACCAGACCAAAGGAAAGCATGCATACATCGTTCAAGATCATTAACAACTTTAGTTGGTAACATAAAAACAGTAGCCCAATAAATATGCATTGCAGATAGAACAGAGTTGACCAACTGAAGTCTACCAGCAAATGATAAAGATCTCGTCATCCAGTTATCAATCTTCTTCCCCATTTTATCAACTAAAATTTTGCAGTCTTTGTAAGCGAGCTTCGTTGATATTAGTGGCACTCCCAAATAGCGAACCGGAAGTGATCCCTCTTGGAAAGGCATAATATGGAGGAGTTCCTGTCTAATAGGACGAGGAACATTGCCAAAGTAAACGGTACTTTTCGGCAAACTTGGAACTAAACCCGATACACTTGTGAACATCTGAAGAGTGTCTCGAAGAATTCTAACCGACGCCACATCCCCATTAGCAAATAAAAATAGATCATCAGCAAACGAAACGTTAATAATCTTCTGCTTTTTGTAATAAAGATGAAACCGAAACGCATTGCTAGAGTAGGCAGCCTTCTTCAATAACAACGTGAGAACCTCCATGACAAGAGTAAATAGATAAGGGGATATAGGGTCACCTTGCCTGAGCCCTCTTTTACCCTTGAAATACCCATACATGTTACCATTAATGCTCAGCGAATAAGAGACATTCGTAACACAAACCATGATCCATTTAACCATCTTTTGGTGGAACCCAAACGCATGCAGAACATCCTCAAGAAATGACCAGCTCACAATATCATAGGCCTTTTGAATATCAATTTTAAACGCACACCTGGGCGGCCCTATGTTTAAGTGATAATTGTGCATAAGCTCCTGGGTAAGAAGAATATTATCTGTGATTTTCCTACCCGGGACAAAGGCAGACTGATTAATGTCAACAAGATAATCCAAACTACCTTTAATTCTGTCAGTGAGAATTTTACTAATACACTTATAAATAACGTTGCAGCAGGATATCGGCCTATAATCCAACACTGAATTCGGGGATGGATTTTTCGACACCAGTGCAATGATAGTGTGATTAATTTGTTGAAGCATCTTCCCATTATCAAAAAAATCCAGAACCGCTTTCGTAACTTCATCACCCACAATATCCCAAGAGTTTTTGAAGAACGCAGAAGTGTAGCCATCCGGCCCCGGGGCTTTATTTTCACCTATGGAGAACATAGCACTTTTAACCTCTTCTCGAGTAACCTGCCGAATCATATGGCTAGCAACATTCGTGTCAAGAACGTTAGCAAATAAATCATGATTCACCAGCTTGGTAACTTGGTCCTGGGTACCCAAAAAATCCGAGTAGTGCGAGACCAAGACACCAAAAACATCATTCCCATTAAACCAGTTCCCATGAACATCTTGAATACTATGAATCTTATTACATGCATTCCTCATTTTAACACAATTATGAAAGAATTTCGTATTCGAGTCACCTGCTGCTAGCCATTCAGCCTTGGATTTTTGCTTTAGAAAACATTCCTCGTCATATGACACGGTATTGAATTCCTGGATACAACTAGCTTCAGATTCTCGAAGAGCCAGGTCCAATGGGTTGGCGTCTATAGCCTTTTGGATAGCATCCAACTTCGCTCTAAGCTCCTTAACTCGGTTATGCAGATTACCCTGAACAAACAGAAGACGTCTCAAATGAGACTTGAGAGCCGACAACTTCTTAACCACCGAGAACATAGTTTTACCCGGGATCACCTTTGCCCACTCCTTGGCAACACAAGGAATAAAACCCTCCTTACTTGCTAAAAAGTTAGCAAATTTGAAAGGTTTAGGCCGATTATGCTTGAACGGCGACAAATGAAGAATGCATGGCGAATGGTCCGAGACCCGATAAGGATGGAAAAGGACATAAGCATCTGGAAACAAATCTAGGAACTGTGTGTTACTCATAACTCTGTCAATTTTCTTTAACACCCCTATACCATTTTTCGGCTTTTGGTTCCACGTGTACCGCAACCCATGACTTTTAACATCAGAGAGTTGATTATGTTGCACACAATTATAAAACTCCCTCATCCCTGCCGGAATAGTAGATGGCCCAACTAAGTAATCATCCATTGAAAGAGCCGAATTAAAGTCCCCTAGCACCACCCACGGTCTGTCCTGAATGAAACACTTGTGCTTACATAGGTCATCCCAGAGAGCCCTTCTATCTTGGTATTTATTTTCAGCATAAACAAACGAGCAGAAAAGGACTTTATTATCAGATTTTATACGAATTTGCACATGTAAAACCTGATCCGATTGGGCTATCACCATAAGATCCAACAAATCCTTGTTCCAGCCAACAATGATCCGAGTACCTCTAGAACAGCAGCTACCGTTTGAGGTCCAATCCCACAACCTAAACACCCCTTTACAGATTCTATCAAGATTATTGACATTAACATGAGATTCCAACACAGCACACACCTGAAGCCGATTTTCAGAGACAAGTTGACGAACCTCTCTTTGTTTCAGGGGAAGGTTCAATCCCTTTATATTCCAGACTCCAATGCTACCCATGGACACCAGCTTggccgggagtgcttgccccctcagatttTTTGTCATTAGTACCAGCACACATAAACTCTGAAATCTCAGTTGTGTTTTGCTTTACAAATTCATCAACTAATGAACTATTCTCCTTACTATTACTCGTACTTGGATCCCCATCAGCCATTTGATCCAGAACTGAAAAAGAGTTCTTTAAATTCAGGTTACTATTGTTAGCTCCCTGACTTGCCTTAGCCATGTGTCGTTCCCCTTCAACACTTTTTGTTCCGGATGGCCCAGACCCCGCTTGGCTGCTCTTTTGTCTATAAACAACTTTAGGCTTTTGCTTCTTTTGAGGAAATCCATGCCTTGCAGCTTTCCTTTTATCGGTTACGAACCCCTCATCATCGGTTGTAACTTGTTTAGGCTTCATAGTTGCTGATTTAGGACACTTAGCATCCGAATGGCCAAACAAACAACAAGCCGCACACCTATGAGGTTTCCATTCATATTCAACGTTAACTTTTTCCATCAGATAACCTTCTTCATCCAACTTAGGGATAGCAATAACAATGTGTTCTTTCAATTCATTATCTACCGATATCTCAATCATAGCACGAGCAAAGCTCGTTCTGCCCCAATTTTCAGCACACATATCAGCCGTGTAAGCATCTAGTCTTTTCGGAACCCCTAGCTTCGACGCTAATAAACTCAGACCCTCATCAGTATAAACTGCAAGGGGAACATTATGTAACTTAATCCACACAGGCACCGTTTTAATCCCATCCTTTTTCAAACTTACCGAGGGAGTCCAAATATTCAGGAATAAGGGGATTTTCCTTATAAGCCATGGTCCACTTTCTAAAACACTTAACATACCTTCTTTGgtgtcgaacttgaaaaagaaaaagccACCCGCATTCATCATGAGTTTTGTAAACCCAAACTTCGCCCAAACATTCTTTGCATAATATTCCACAACCGGAAACGGCAACCTGCTGCCCAAGAAGTAGCCGTacaaaacattttcaagtttatcCTGGGCCTTCTTGACCACATCTTTCGGAATAACCACATCCGCGTCATCTCTTGTTTCCAGCGGCTTCATAAGTACGAAGTTAATCTCTCTCTTGTTCCGGACAGAAGACTGAAGCTTGTCTGCATAGGAGACTGGCATTGACGGCTCAGCATGCTGATCATTCTGGCTATCAGCTATGCTAGAAACAGGCTGAACTGGAACTGTGATCTTCTGTAACTCATCAATAACGTTAATGATCTTAGGATCTTTCTGCACCACGCCCCGACGAGGAAGCAAAGGATTCCCATCAATCTTTAACGGCTTACTAAACAGAGACGATTTATCACGCAAATCCTGAATATTCATAGAACCCTTTGAGGAAATAAAGACATCCTCATGCAACTTTTCCGAGAACGATTGAAACCCTAAGTTCTCCAAACCCTCATCACGATTATAATCCATATCCAAGGACGTAGAAAATAACCAGATGGCTTAAGCATGCAATACAAACGAACAGAAAAAAAACAACACCCTCAGCGATTGAAGTAACAAAACCCTAGCCGAAAACAAGAAACGAAAACCCTAATATCaacttcaaaagattagaaaccagggtagaagtctagaaaccttactcagaaggatcgaCAACACCTCAATCCCTAACCCAGATCAATCAAAATTAGGATTGAAAATCaagaaactagggtttttagGTTAGTCGCCAAAATCGCCTAGGAGACCAGAGAAAAGCCATGCAGAAATCATATCTAGATAAAAATATTCAATAACAAATAAGATTATAATTCTATAATCTAACAAATATAAAGGACATTAACAGTGAAATACAATAATTTAAACATAAGGTACGTATTACTTCCTTAAAGGTTTACAAGTGTCAAAGTAAAAGGTTTTAGAAATGTTTTTTATTGTGGTTTTTATTTTActattttaaaaataaatctttttataacaaTTTTTATACTAAAATTCTATAAtcataaaatcttttataacaATTTTTATACTAAAATTACGTTTaaacatattatatttttttcttaTAACTATTAAgatacaattttttataaaattctaaATGTATCATTATGATATGCTTAAAACCGAGTTGTGAATAATAATTTggaaattacaagttttgtcctttatctttataccacttttcaggtcgtgtcctttttaacgaatgttgacaggtggtgtcctttactagctattttgttgcaagtttagtcatttacacccaacccagttaaaaaaccctgttaattgttgacatccggtgtcctttactaggtattttgttccaagtttagtcctttacctaggtattttgttgcaagtttagttctttacacccaacaattaacagggttttttaactgggttgggtgtaaagctataaacttgcaacaaaatacctagtaaaggacaccgcctgtcaacattcgttaaaaaggacaccgcctgaaaaatggtataaagataaaggacaaaacttataattttagcaaaataatataatgttttataaatttCGAATATTTGTTACGGCGTGTTTATTATTATCCagaatttgataaaaaaaattcaaCTTATCAAATATAGTTATtttttgttctttctttgaaAACTAAACCAATACCAACCAAATAACATTGGTACAGGTATCATATTCATTTTTAATGATTTTCTTAATGTGCCAAACAACATTGTTACGGTAACGGTACTGTAATGAGTCGAACTGATGCCGGCGAAACAACACTGTTACCGATACTTATATAGTAACGAATCAAACCGATACAGAATGAAAGCCCGCAGCGAAGCGTGGGAATTCCACTAGTTTGTAACATATAGTTTAGACGatacttttttaaaaaaatataaacatgtagaTATTGCTTTGGTTATGTTATgactttattttttaagttttcttTTCGGTTTGTTGTATTAGGTACGAGTACAGAAATAAACCGAACCAATACCGATTGAATTCCCCTTGCCACCCCGCAGCAACGTGCGAGTTGAATCA from Helianthus annuus cultivar XRQ/B chromosome 10, HanXRQr2.0-SUNRISE, whole genome shotgun sequence harbors:
- the LOC110883218 gene encoding uncharacterized protein LOC110883218, yielding MDYNRDEGLENLGFQSFSEKLHEDVFISSKGSMNIQDLRDKSSLFSKPLKIDGNPLLPRRGVVQKDPKIINVIDELQKITVPVQPVSSIADSQNDQHAEPSMPVSYADKLQSSVRNKREINFVLMKPLETRDDADVVIPKDVVKKAQDKLENVLYGYFLGSRLPFPVVEYYAKNVWAKFGFTKLMMNAGGFFFFKFDTKEGMLSVLESGPWLIRKIPLFLNIWTPSVSLKKDGIKTVPVWIKLHNVPLAVYTDEGLSLLASKLGVPKRLDAYTADMCAENWGRTSFARAMIEISVDNELKEHIVIAIPKLDEEGYLMEKVNVEYEWKPHRCAACCLFGHSDAKCPKSATMKPKQVTTDDEGFVTDKRKAARHGFPQKKQKPKVVYRQKSSQAGSGPSGTKSVEGERHMAKASQGANNSNLNLKNSFSVLDQMADGDPSTSNSKENSSLVDEFVKQNTTEISEFMCAGTNDKKSEGASTPGQAGVHGICKGVFRLWDWTSNGSCCSRGTRIIVGWNKDLLDLMVIAQSDQVLHVQIRIKSDNKVLFCSFVYAENKYQDRRALWDDLCKHKCFIQDRPWVVLGDFNSALSMDDYLVGPSTIPAGMREFYNCVQHNQLSDVKSHGLRYTWNQKPKNGIGVLKKIDRVMSNTQFLDLFPDAYVLFHPYRVSDHSPCILHLSPFKHNRPKPFKFANFLASKEGFIPCVAKEWAKVIPGKTMFSVVKKLSALKSHLRRLLFVQGNLHNRVKELRAKLDAIQKAIDANPLDLALRESEASCIQEFNTVSYDEECFLKQKSKAEWLAAGDSNTKFFHNCVKMRNACNKIHSIQDVHGNWFNGNDVFGVLVSHYSDFLGTQDQVTKLVNHDLFANVLDTNVASHMIRQVTREEVKSAMFSIGENKAPGPDGYTSAFFKNSWDIVGDEVTKAVLDFFDNGKMLQQINHTIIALVSKNPSPNSVLDYRPISCCNVIYKCISKILTDRIKGSLDYLVDINQSAFVPGRKITDNILLTQELMHNYHLNIGPPRCAFKIDIQKAYDIVSWSFLEDVLHAFGFHQKMVKWIMVCVTNVSYSLSINGNMYGYFKGKRGLRQGDPISPYLFTLVMEVLTLLLKKAAYSSNAFRFHLYYKKQKIINVSFADDLFLFANGDVASVRILRDTLQMFTSVSGLVPSLPKSTVYFGNVPRPIRQELLHIMPFQEGSLPVRYLGVPLISTKLAYKDCKILVDKMGKKIDNWMTRSLSFAGRLQLVNSVLSAMHIYWATVFMLPTKVVNDLERCMHAFLWSGSNHQSVKAKVAWKVVCLPKYEGGLGVRCISDVNKALLYTHIWSILTNRKSLWVQWIHMYKLKGRSFWEVPSRGRMTWGWRKLLAIRSLIRPNLWSSIDNGAQTNIWSDMWCDQCPLSSFISPRRISNAGFHLQSSVAELVSHSGEWKWPIAWYDLFPVLINIQVPIFLDRQDRLIWKDLDGNSRHFSSWEVWNNIRHRENLVSWVNMVWFKHCIPRHSFHLWLVLRNKLKTQDRLSVWEAGSATNLNLMCCPLCYHDRDSRNHLFFECSFALAVWNNIKAWTNMESERNNRLFSKNQRTETVIAREIIRTVRLRLLSFKFKWRPGIRRLLEKWQLPSGNVVIDPG